Within Chlorogloeopsis sp. ULAP01, the genomic segment CTTTGAACTATGCTTAAGTTTGGCTTTTCAGTATTTACGGTATTCCGATTTAATTCATGCACTGAATCATGATAAAAAGAAAAAAAAGAAACTGATTTATTAAAATAAAAGAGAGATTATATAGATAAAAGCTATTAATCACAAATCTTTGTTTATCAACTCTTGTGATTTTTCTGATAAAGAGTTCTGTGTTTCTAGTGCATCTGCTCTTAACCACGCAGCAATCATTCCAGCTATGGGAATCGACAGGAATACACCTAGTAAACCAGCAATTCGCTCGCCAATAAAAAGAGCAAAAAAGAGTAGAACTGGGCTAATTTCTAAAGCGTTTCCCATAACTTTAGGACTCACAAAGTTATCTTGAATTTGCTGAAGAATTATGCAAGCTATCACAACCTTGAGAGCTAATACCCAGCCTTGAGATGCCAAAATCAATAAAGTAATTATCAAAACTGCAAGTGTTGCTCCAATTCCAGGAATGGCATCTAAAATACCGACAATAATTGCTAAGAACAATGCATAGTTTACTCCTAAAATTGAAAAGATGAGGAAACTTGTAGTAGACAAAAATAGCATTAATAATAATTGTCCTCGGAGAAATCCCAAAAAACTCCTCTGAAAAGTATTAGCAAACCGATCGCGTGAAGGAGTAGGTATCAAATTTAAAAAAGCAAACCAAAGTTTTTCGCCATCGATTAACATATAAAGACTAATAACGGCAAGGAATACGAATGTAAACACACTCGAAAAGACATTCTGAGCGATTCCTATGCCTGACATCAAGCTAGTTTGCAAGGTTTGCAAAATTCTTTCAATACTCAGATTGCCTAGAAATTCTTGAAGTGGTAGTAAGTTTTGGGTGTTCAGTGCTTGGGTGATGCGAGCGACTAATCCTTGCCCTTGAGTCATCACTTGTAATCCCAAAGCTGTGACTAAGGTAAGGAGAATAACTATAGTACCTAAAAAAGCGATCGCAATTGCTAATCCTCTGGGTACATAGCGAGATAACCACTGAACAGGATAATTTAGCAAGGCTGCAACAATAGCAGCAGTAGTAAAGATAGCAATAACGTTATAAAAATAACTAATCAGTATAACAAATGCCCAACCACAGGCGAATAACAATAACAAACGTAGTAGAGTAGAGTTATTTAATTTTTGCCAGAGGTTTGGTTTGGGAGATTGGCTCATGTCAGTTAAAGCCTTATACCAATTTTGGATTTGGATTTTAAAATTAGAATATTTCAGCTGGATCGGCAGACTTAATTTTACTCATAGCGATCGCACCAGAAATTGTACACATTAAAACAGTCAAAACAAAAACAGCGATCGCACGGCTGATTGGCATAAATAAAGGTAAATTAGTCGCATTTCTAGTTAATGTATATAGATAGAAAGAAATAGCACATCCAGGTATATAACCTAGAATTGCTAAAATTAATGCTTCTTGAAAAACAACACTCAATAAGTATATATCTCGGAATCCCATTGCTTTTAAGGTTGCATATTCTGGTAAGTGTTCTGTAACATCACTATAAAGAATTTGATAAACGATAACTGTACCAACAACAAATCCTAAAAGTGTACCGAGACTAAAAATAAAGCCAATAGCTGTATTTTTAGCCCAATAATTTTTTTCAAATTCTATAAATTCTTGCATCGTCAGTACTTTTACATCATTAGGTAAAATATTTTGTAGAGCTACAGCCATTGATTTTGGTTCGTAGCCTGGTTGGAGTGTAATTAAACCTACATTAACTTCAGATACTTTCCTTCTTGTAGAAAATAAACGTAGAAAGTTCTGATCGCTGGTAATTAAATGACCTTCAGCAGCAAAAGAAAATCCAATATTAAATGAGCCATTAATTGCTATTTTACGCTTTTCAATTTCAATAAAAACAATTTTACCTTGTACAATCTTATTAATAATTTCTTGTGAAACTCCTCGCGTTCCTCTATCAAGTAACATGGTGTCACTCAATCTGACAATATCTAATTTTTGACTCACTTCAGGTAATTTAAAAACAGATTTTTCTGGATTAAATCCTATAGTTAATATTGTATTAAACTGATGAGTATGAGGATTTTTCCATTTAGCAAAATCTAGATACAATGCATCAGCTGACATTATCCCTTTAAAGTTCATGGTTTGATATAAACGACGACGAGGAAAGGATGACATATTAATCATGCTACGAGTATTAGGACTGATTAGAACTATGTCTCCTTGCAGGCTACGTTGCAGCCTCGTATTGCTATCATAAAGTGCAGATTGAAAACCTAATTGAATAAATATGAGAATATCTGCAAAAGTAATTCCCGCCATTGCAACTAAAAGGCGATTTTTTTCTCGACTAAGTTGTAACCAAGCTAGTGGGATTCTCCTTTTCATATTTTAATTTTGCTTAAATTGCGTTATATTACTGCTGAATTAATGTCTTTACTTGTAAGTTGGTTAAACCCGCAACTTTTTGACTACTGACTCTATCTAAAGCAATTTTGACTTCCACAACCCTAGCATCTATACTTGCTGTTGGATCAGTGTCGAAAATATCTTTTTTACCAATTTGTAAACCAAATTCTTCTACAATACCGTTTAATTTCCCAACAAAAACATCACTAGTGATAATACTTTTTTGACCAACACGAACTTTACTAATATCTGTTTCATAAACTTCAGCTACAACATACATTTTATTTGTTTGACCAAGTTCAGCAATTCCTTCTTTACTTACAATTTCTCCAGCATAAGTGTGTATTTTTAAAATTTGTCCATTTTGAGTAGCTCTTACATATGCTAAATTCAAGTTTGCCTGTGCTTGTTTTACTACTGCCTCAGCGCTACGAACTTCTGCTTCGGCTACTTGCACATCAACTGTACGAACTTCTTTGATGCTAGTTAAAGTAGATTTTGCTTCGTTTAATTGCTCCTGTTGGGCTTTTTTGATTCTTTGCAAATTTGCTTTAGCTGCATTTATTTGTTGAGTAACAGTTTTTATAATTAAATGCTTACTATCAAGATTAGAGTCGGAAATAGCACCATTTTTGTACAGAAATTGATAGCGTTTATATTCTTTTTGAGCATTGGCTAACTCGGCTTGCCAACGTGCTATCTCTGCTTGAGTTGCAATAATTTGTCCTCTTTGTTCTGCTTCTATGCGGGTAATATTTGCCTTTTGAGCATTAATGTCTCCTGCTTTTGCTCCAGCTTTAACCTGAGCCAGACGAGCTTTTGCAATTTTTACGTCTTCTTTGGCTTTTTCTAAAGTTGCAAGTAGGCGATCGCGATTATCTAAAATAGCAATAATTTGACCGACTTTTACTTTGTCTCCTTGTTTAACTAACAACTGCTCTACTCGATTACCCTCTATAGAATTAGGTGCAGAAAGTTTAATTACCTCTCCCTTTGGCTCTAAACGCCCTAATGCAGCCACACCGATAAATTCAGGAACTTTAGCTACGGATGTTTTTGGATGACTTTGGTGAGTAGAAGCAAAGCGCAAGACTGTATAAGTAATCGTTCCACTAGTTGTTAAAATTGCAACTATACCGAGAGTTGTCAGCCATCCAACTACAGATTTATTAATTTTGGGAATTTGCATAAGAGTAGTCTGGGTAAATTTCAGTACAGTATTAACTCTGTTGCCAGCAATCCCAACATAAATAGAAAATCACTTGCCGAACTAACCACAACACCAAAAGTATTTTTAGGTAGAGCATTACAACAAAGCATTACCACTGTTCCTACAAACATCCACGGGCATTGTATTTCTTGCCAAATGCAAAATCCTGCCACAGCTACCAGGATTGCAGTCAAGATGGTTAGAATTGGCACCCCATAAATTTGAGGCCTGTAACGCAGAGTACCAGCAATATTTACTGGTATCAATTCCTGTTGACGAATCTCATTGAGCAAACCTAAGGTAATTATGCCAATAGTAAGTGTCCAGCAACCTTTGGCAACAATAGGGTGATTTGCCCAAGTTACGCCAGCATCACAAGCTTGTTTGAATGCGTTCACCACCAAAAGAGGCACAAATAAATTGTGAAATATAAAACGAAAGCGATTCAGTAATTTCAGCAAACCTCCTTCTGTAATCAAAGAACCTACCGAAACGATAAGATTGTCGTAAGTCATTCCAGCTAATACAAAAATCAGCATAATTGTGCTAACTTTATGTCCTTGCTGAAACAAGCTAATTGCCCAAATTGACAACACTAAACTTACTAATGTATAAATTGGATACAAAAAAGCTGCCATAAATTTATTCACACAATACTAAGCTTTATGGACTTAATCATCTAATTGCATATTTAGAGTTTTAGAAATGCTTACTTCAACTAGACGTTGAATTTTTTTAGTCAAAACTGTAAGCCTAGCCCTGATGAATGTATAAAAAATATATTTACGTAGGGAACTTGGGAATTTAACAAGTATGGGCTTTTCTGTTGACAGTCAAAAATATACCATTGACAAATTTAACAAAATACCGTCAATTTACGTAACTTATTAGTATCACAATAAGCAAAGTATAGAATGTTAATACTTACTATTTTCTAAAGTACGATTGATATGGCGATCGCTTCAGAAATAACAAGTATCAGCCTTTGGCACAAAGTATTTATACTTTCCCAGCCAATGTTTATTTATAGATATGTGCGGTCACGTTACAGTTAATACACAAGATTTTTGTGTTAGTAAAAAATCAACATAAATGCACACATAAGTAGTTGTGCAAAATAAATTATCTATTTAGGCAAGGGAACGGGGAACAGTAAAGGAATACAGCGATTTCAGTCGTGTTTTTCTCTTTCCCAGGTTAAAGCCTGATGAAGAGGAAGCAAAGCCATCACTTTTTGGGTGCGAATACCTCAACTGGAGCAGGAAAAAATTCTAAGGGTGGCGAATTTCCATAGGCTTGTTTAAGTTGGGTGGGTGTTAGCGATCGCACTAACTGAAGCTGAATTGGCTCTTGGGTGATTGAGTTTACATAGGATGCTCTTAAATACCTTTGATATTCAAGGCGATTACCAATATATATCTGCATAAAAGCTAAACTTAATGCCTGGATATATTCCCGTGTTAAGTTTGGATTAGGGCCAGCAAACAAGATATCTCTGGATGTTTGGGGGAGATTGGGGTTGCTTCCATCTCCTTGATCTGCGGCGGTATGCCCTGCATTAACCATCAAAGCTAGATATTTTTCAGGAGTTTTCAGCCACAAGAAAGGATGAATTTGTTCTGGTACGGGAGCTGTGAGAATATCATTAGTAGCACTCATGAGCATAGTTGGTATCTCAATTTCGCTCATCCCTTCTGGGCCGAAAACTATACTAGTCAGAGGATTAATGGAAATTACTGCTCGAATGCGAGGATCACCCAAACGGCGATCTATTGCAGGCAATTGTTGACTTAGGCACTGTAAATAAGTAGAGAGATTGTTACGCGTGCGATCAACAGCACAATCGTGATCAACTCGCCTCATATTGAGCCTTGCTCCTGCC encodes:
- the devC gene encoding ABC transporter permease DevC, which encodes MKRRIPLAWLQLSREKNRLLVAMAGITFADILIFIQLGFQSALYDSNTRLQRSLQGDIVLISPNTRSMINMSSFPRRRLYQTMNFKGIMSADALYLDFAKWKNPHTHQFNTILTIGFNPEKSVFKLPEVSQKLDIVRLSDTMLLDRGTRGVSQEIINKIVQGKIVFIEIEKRKIAINGSFNIGFSFAAEGHLITSDQNFLRLFSTRRKVSEVNVGLITLQPGYEPKSMAVALQNILPNDVKVLTMQEFIEFEKNYWAKNTAIGFIFSLGTLLGFVVGTVIVYQILYSDVTEHLPEYATLKAMGFRDIYLLSVVFQEALILAILGYIPGCAISFYLYTLTRNATNLPLFMPISRAIAVFVLTVLMCTISGAIAMSKIKSADPAEIF
- a CDS encoding ABC exporter membrane fusion protein; the protein is MQIPKINKSVVGWLTTLGIVAILTTSGTITYTVLRFASTHQSHPKTSVAKVPEFIGVAALGRLEPKGEVIKLSAPNSIEGNRVEQLLVKQGDKVKVGQIIAILDNRDRLLATLEKAKEDVKIAKARLAQVKAGAKAGDINAQKANITRIEAEQRGQIIATQAEIARWQAELANAQKEYKRYQFLYKNGAISDSNLDSKHLIIKTVTQQINAAKANLQRIKKAQQEQLNEAKSTLTSIKEVRTVDVQVAEAEVRSAEAVVKQAQANLNLAYVRATQNGQILKIHTYAGEIVSKEGIAELGQTNKMYVVAEVYETDISKVRVGQKSIITSDVFVGKLNGIVEEFGLQIGKKDIFDTDPTASIDARVVEVKIALDRVSSQKVAGLTNLQVKTLIQQ
- a CDS encoding AI-2E family transporter; translated protein: MSQSPKPNLWQKLNNSTLLRLLLLFACGWAFVILISYFYNVIAIFTTAAIVAALLNYPVQWLSRYVPRGLAIAIAFLGTIVILLTLVTALGLQVMTQGQGLVARITQALNTQNLLPLQEFLGNLSIERILQTLQTSLMSGIGIAQNVFSSVFTFVFLAVISLYMLIDGEKLWFAFLNLIPTPSRDRFANTFQRSFLGFLRGQLLLMLFLSTTSFLIFSILGVNYALFLAIIVGILDAIPGIGATLAVLIITLLILASQGWVLALKVVIACIILQQIQDNFVSPKVMGNALEISPVLLFFALFIGERIAGLLGVFLSIPIAGMIAAWLRADALETQNSLSEKSQELINKDL